A genomic stretch from Candidatus Thermoplasmatota archaeon includes:
- a CDS encoding MBL fold metallo-hydrolase — protein sequence MPRLRRASAVVLARRDPLEVYLVRRSPEQKFFPDYWAFPGGTLDEGEDFAQAALREMVEETGVWLASSVPAALDREKARGALLAGDAEGFAAMLAGAGGSLAAGRLVPAARLVTPEFSPARYDTQFYAAWLPPGEMPSIVPGELVDGAWFAPAEALARWARHEMLIAPPAIAILTALAEHGLEEAAARMRAEDGKPHHERFRVWFHPGIHVLPLRTPTLAPATTTNFVCIGRERVLLVDPGCGDREGLAVLEAYVRGILDEGSAVEGIVLTHHHPDHVAGVPFLKERFGFPVMAHAETAKRVSFPVDRRLGDGDILELGRDENVGKNWRIRVLHTAGHTKGSISLLDNRFGAMVVGDLASSVSTIVVDPADGGDMGAYMRSLSRLADLSPSIVIPGHGPAVAGARLLTGTLEHRRGREAKVVEALKAGAATVEEMLPLVYSDVDASVWGLAARSLEAHLRKLEHEGRVREGRSRWTLA from the coding sequence GTGCCCCGCCTCCGCCGCGCGTCCGCGGTCGTCCTCGCGCGCCGCGACCCGCTCGAAGTGTACCTCGTGCGACGGTCCCCCGAGCAGAAGTTCTTCCCCGACTACTGGGCGTTCCCGGGCGGGACCCTCGACGAGGGGGAGGACTTCGCCCAGGCCGCGCTGCGGGAGATGGTCGAGGAGACGGGCGTCTGGCTCGCGTCCTCCGTGCCGGCCGCGCTGGACCGGGAGAAGGCGCGCGGCGCGCTGTTGGCGGGCGACGCGGAGGGGTTCGCGGCGATGCTCGCGGGCGCGGGGGGCTCGCTCGCGGCCGGGCGGCTCGTGCCGGCCGCGCGGCTCGTGACGCCCGAGTTCTCGCCGGCGCGCTACGACACGCAGTTCTACGCCGCTTGGCTCCCGCCGGGCGAGATGCCCTCTATCGTGCCGGGGGAGCTCGTGGACGGCGCGTGGTTCGCGCCCGCCGAGGCGCTCGCGCGGTGGGCTCGGCACGAGATGCTGATCGCGCCGCCCGCCATCGCCATCCTGACCGCGCTCGCGGAGCACGGGCTCGAGGAAGCGGCCGCTCGGATGCGGGCCGAGGACGGGAAGCCGCACCACGAGCGCTTCCGCGTGTGGTTCCACCCGGGGATTCATGTGCTGCCGCTGCGGACGCCGACGTTGGCTCCCGCGACGACGACCAACTTCGTGTGCATCGGGCGCGAGCGGGTGCTGCTCGTCGACCCGGGATGCGGCGATCGCGAAGGGCTCGCGGTGCTCGAAGCGTACGTCCGCGGGATTCTTGACGAGGGGTCGGCCGTCGAAGGGATCGTGCTGACGCACCACCACCCGGACCACGTGGCCGGGGTACCGTTCCTGAAGGAGCGGTTCGGGTTCCCCGTGATGGCGCATGCGGAGACGGCGAAGCGCGTGTCCTTCCCGGTGGATCGACGGCTCGGGGATGGCGACATCCTCGAGTTGGGGCGCGACGAGAACGTGGGCAAGAACTGGCGCATTCGCGTGCTCCACACGGCGGGGCACACGAAGGGATCGATCTCGCTCCTGGACAACCGGTTCGGTGCCATGGTCGTCGGTGACCTCGCGTCTTCCGTGAGCACGATCGTGGTGGACCCGGCGGATGGCGGGGACATGGGGGCCTACATGAGGTCTCTTTCTCGTCTTGCCGACCTAAGTCCGTCGATCGTGATCCCGGGACATGGGCCTGCCGTGGCTGGGGCGCGGTTGCTGACGGGGACGCTCGAGCACCGGCGCGGCCGGGAGGCGAAGGTCGTGGAGGCGCTCAAGGCCGGGGCGGCGACGGTGGAGGAGATGCTGCCGCTGGTGTACTCGGATGTGGATGCTTCCGTCTGGGGGTTGGCTGCGCGTTCGCTGGAGGCGCATCTGAGGAAGCTAGAGCATGAGGGGAGGGTGAGGGAGGGGCGTTCGCGATGGACCCTCGCGTGA
- a CDS encoding UvrD-helicase domain-containing protein — MTLGALEVAIIVATILAIYALFRLVERRRIEEIAAAVPRAEITLSSVSATIKKTREASRYMTQRLEKELASQLDAARKDLSSASTRIPRRLPADLRGRLEAATAHEVILRKRLSEFNTEHIQIELKRHEALLRIDHGLNDEQVEAVLRDDERNLVIAGAGAGKTRVLIARMEYLTKRVARVEPSRILAVSYTREAAGEIQERLKARGIDGTHASTLHALGRQIVAEARGYVPAVIDEEKLKDLIRRSIENAKSGKDLHFEKLYLRVLANYFRSHREDVPSQPPDQLYRTLNGERVRSLGERIIADHLFLNGIRYVHEDIARWAPRTQGKGPYRPDFYLVDHNAYIEHWGIDEDGEVPAWFNQTTEQYREKMVWARRVFEEKGYRLIETYDHQRKDGILEDSLQEELEDAGIVGNPIDLKTLSEQIREFKRIDADLAKMFGAFVTNARALQLSSADVPIRLIGHTPRVIAFGECATEILRRYEGLLSKDDAIDFSDMLYEAAEALESDKVGELFTFDQVLVDEFQDVSPDKARLIQALVNENTKLFAVGDDYQGIFAFSGGDIGYIVDFENHFGPATTTFLTTNYRSPELIVEAGKSVIAHNTRQIKKKLHAANKSEAEATIHIVAAALEELLAKVVELVVAELKRVDDPHEILLISRVNWPFDHLRPMLRRQRVPVDGPKGVRLQSAHKSKGTEAAVVIVLDASEDLYGFPPQVEDPDVLAPVRLGGEDPLAEERRLFYVALTRAMQRLHLVVRDGRRSRFIDEIEGVEADQIVKTDSLEAGQRVSGTLRVDRIYSLTPRQAETRMHQTGLLNNGRESVRFASWATNFPATVEAGRKYAFTNLLVTEYQGQPQFEIDGQTKVMETVDAMAGDEKAGSRPLRVRRVED; from the coding sequence TTGACCCTTGGCGCCCTCGAAGTCGCAATCATCGTCGCGACCATTCTCGCAATCTATGCCTTGTTTCGATTGGTTGAACGCCGTAGAATCGAAGAAATCGCAGCGGCTGTGCCTCGAGCCGAGATAACTCTCTCATCGGTCTCAGCTACGATTAAAAAAACTCGCGAAGCATCACGCTACATGACCCAGCGGTTGGAGAAAGAGCTGGCAAGCCAGCTGGATGCCGCTCGGAAGGACCTATCATCCGCATCAACGCGAATTCCGCGTCGACTCCCCGCGGACTTGCGCGGACGCCTTGAGGCGGCAACCGCTCACGAGGTAATACTTCGCAAGCGACTCTCTGAATTCAACACGGAACACATTCAGATCGAACTCAAGCGGCACGAGGCGCTCCTGAGGATCGATCATGGACTGAATGACGAGCAGGTCGAAGCCGTCCTGCGCGACGACGAGCGCAACCTCGTCATCGCGGGCGCCGGTGCAGGAAAAACTCGTGTGCTCATCGCGCGCATGGAGTACCTCACGAAGCGAGTCGCCCGGGTCGAGCCCAGTCGGATCCTCGCCGTGAGTTACACCCGCGAAGCAGCGGGCGAGATTCAGGAGCGCTTAAAGGCCAGAGGCATCGATGGGACGCACGCTTCGACTCTGCATGCGCTCGGGAGGCAGATTGTAGCAGAGGCGCGAGGCTATGTCCCAGCCGTCATCGACGAGGAGAAGCTCAAGGATCTCATTCGCCGCTCGATTGAGAATGCGAAATCCGGGAAGGACCTGCACTTCGAGAAGCTCTATCTTCGGGTGCTGGCGAATTATTTCCGTTCCCATCGTGAGGACGTCCCCTCCCAACCACCGGATCAACTCTACCGCACGCTGAACGGAGAACGAGTCCGGTCCCTCGGAGAACGGATCATTGCCGATCACCTTTTCTTGAACGGTATCCGGTATGTGCATGAGGATATCGCACGCTGGGCGCCACGAACACAGGGGAAGGGCCCGTACAGGCCCGACTTCTATCTCGTAGACCACAATGCCTACATCGAGCATTGGGGAATCGACGAGGATGGGGAGGTGCCCGCCTGGTTCAACCAGACGACTGAGCAATACCGAGAAAAGATGGTTTGGGCACGACGCGTCTTCGAGGAAAAAGGGTACCGGCTCATCGAGACTTACGATCACCAGCGGAAAGATGGAATCCTCGAAGATTCACTTCAGGAGGAACTCGAGGACGCTGGAATCGTCGGGAATCCGATTGACCTGAAGACCCTTTCTGAGCAGATTCGTGAATTTAAACGCATAGACGCCGACCTCGCAAAGATGTTCGGGGCCTTCGTGACGAACGCCCGAGCCCTGCAACTCTCTTCCGCCGATGTACCCATTAGACTGATCGGACACACGCCTCGCGTCATCGCCTTTGGTGAATGCGCGACAGAGATCTTGCGTCGATACGAAGGGCTCCTTTCGAAAGACGATGCAATTGATTTCAGCGATATGCTCTACGAGGCCGCCGAGGCTCTCGAATCAGATAAGGTCGGCGAGCTATTCACATTTGACCAAGTCCTTGTAGATGAATTCCAAGACGTGTCTCCTGACAAGGCGCGTCTGATCCAAGCCCTTGTGAATGAGAACACGAAGCTCTTCGCCGTCGGAGATGATTATCAAGGGATTTTTGCATTCTCCGGAGGCGACATTGGGTATATCGTCGACTTCGAGAATCACTTTGGGCCAGCGACGACGACATTCCTCACGACCAACTACCGCTCACCCGAATTAATCGTCGAGGCCGGAAAATCAGTCATCGCCCACAATACCCGGCAGATCAAGAAGAAGCTGCACGCGGCAAACAAGTCAGAGGCCGAAGCCACGATCCACATTGTCGCAGCTGCGCTGGAAGAGCTCCTCGCCAAAGTGGTCGAATTGGTCGTCGCGGAATTAAAACGGGTGGATGACCCGCACGAGATCCTGCTCATCTCCCGTGTGAATTGGCCGTTCGACCACCTTCGACCGATGCTCCGCCGTCAACGAGTTCCCGTAGACGGGCCAAAGGGAGTTCGATTGCAGAGCGCGCACAAATCGAAGGGTACGGAAGCGGCCGTGGTGATTGTCCTCGACGCGAGTGAGGACCTATACGGGTTCCCGCCTCAAGTCGAAGATCCGGACGTGCTGGCACCGGTACGATTGGGCGGTGAAGATCCGCTCGCCGAAGAGCGACGCCTGTTCTACGTCGCTCTCACCCGTGCCATGCAACGCCTCCATCTGGTCGTCCGAGACGGCCGCCGGTCGCGGTTCATCGATGAGATCGAAGGGGTGGAGGCCGATCAGATCGTGAAGACGGATTCGCTTGAAGCGGGCCAACGAGTTTCTGGCACCCTTCGTGTGGATCGGATCTATTCACTCACTCCACGACAAGCTGAAACACGCATGCATCAGACGGGCCTACTGAACAACGGCCGAGAGAGTGTGCGTTTCGCGTCCTGGGCCACAAATTTTCCGGCGACAGTGGAGGCCGGGAGGAAATATGCCTTCACCAATCTCCTCGTGACCGAATACCAGGGCCAGCCTCAGTTTGAGATTGATGGCCAGACAAAGGTGATGGAGACTGTGGATGCGATGGCAGGGGACGAAAAGGCTGGTTCTCGCCCATTGCGCGTGCGCCGTGTGGAAGATTGA
- a CDS encoding AAA domain-containing protein, which yields MSLLADGRQMAICRVCGDAQLLTGLPLQIPPIEVYRDYLTKEIEAAAAEDKKIRWFKVRALDYARETRIKARLELEVQSNQYFNIDIGENCEIKFGSIIKLGFVTAFSGSRLTLSTELFPENIIEATELEVRRVKSLDLARTLLQAFEAVCTHTSDADGFLDPTDLLSITPPEVDEVHGLDDLNEEQVRAVCHARRVAQQGVALIQGPPGTGKTTVIAHLIRLLRESNQTVLVTAHTHVAIDNALERAIGLAPHLKDELVRLGTAAKISDAMEPYYRSREELERTEGEGPLDAILAEHPLVGMTLSSLAGRMKHLTAGEYTPFDFVIVDEASMNLLPSTLIARAAGHKLILVGDHMQLPPIIKDPTYASRPGFSRSSFEQIALKRPDLVVTLRVQYRSLPGIMAWSNHVLYQDRLVDHDTEGTVDAKLFGVQLEQTVAWIDTTKLERNQHLPRWLPGAASASYGNARHVALALHIVRDLCPQGLELNQLGYIAPYRLQTAVFRRLAHRHLEGGYRIESSTVDAFQGREKDVIIYDFTTTEPQKSHDSPNRLNVSLTRARHLTIIIGSKSFATGPANNPSYWSLQKWPRIQKIEAMISLDPTWVNEADVAIRTGDAAPLTRLTSLSDLIDRLTFTAEHARMLASAFEKRHDKNTCHQKLWQIVTQVAPGTNVSALYDELLKRPTAPEDENRDVKNAILSIKQVFEASQDPTRRRLILMAKKNGLDAALKREPSMSPGLTVEVARIQKQLHEVGL from the coding sequence ATGTCCTTGCTTGCGGACGGTCGACAAATGGCGATCTGTAGGGTCTGTGGCGACGCCCAGCTGCTCACAGGGCTGCCCTTGCAAATTCCGCCCATTGAGGTATATCGCGATTACCTGACGAAGGAAATTGAAGCGGCCGCTGCCGAAGACAAGAAAATACGATGGTTCAAAGTCCGCGCGCTGGACTACGCGAGAGAGACTCGGATCAAGGCGCGGCTTGAACTCGAGGTTCAATCGAATCAGTATTTCAACATCGACATTGGAGAGAACTGCGAGATCAAGTTTGGATCGATCATTAAGCTGGGGTTTGTGACCGCCTTCTCGGGGAGTCGCCTCACCCTGTCAACGGAATTGTTTCCCGAGAACATTATTGAGGCAACCGAGTTAGAGGTTCGAAGAGTTAAGAGCCTTGACCTGGCCCGAACACTCCTTCAGGCCTTCGAGGCCGTCTGCACGCATACAAGTGATGCAGATGGCTTCCTCGACCCTACCGACTTGCTGTCGATCACCCCTCCGGAGGTCGATGAGGTTCATGGCTTAGACGACTTGAACGAGGAACAGGTCCGTGCCGTCTGCCATGCTCGCCGCGTTGCACAACAGGGAGTCGCGCTCATTCAAGGACCTCCAGGAACAGGCAAGACGACCGTGATTGCCCACTTGATCCGCCTCCTGAGAGAATCGAATCAAACGGTCCTCGTAACGGCGCACACTCACGTGGCCATCGATAACGCGCTCGAGCGCGCAATCGGACTTGCACCGCACCTCAAGGACGAACTGGTGCGACTTGGAACGGCTGCCAAGATCAGCGACGCCATGGAGCCCTACTATCGCTCTCGCGAAGAATTGGAAAGGACGGAAGGGGAAGGGCCCCTCGATGCGATTCTTGCTGAGCACCCCCTTGTCGGCATGACGCTCTCGAGCCTCGCGGGCCGAATGAAGCACCTGACCGCAGGTGAGTACACTCCATTCGATTTCGTCATCGTCGACGAGGCAAGCATGAACCTCCTTCCGTCGACCCTCATCGCCCGGGCTGCCGGGCACAAACTGATTCTTGTCGGGGACCATATGCAACTCCCCCCCATCATCAAGGATCCGACCTACGCCTCGCGGCCGGGCTTCTCACGCAGTTCTTTCGAACAGATTGCGCTGAAAAGGCCCGACCTCGTCGTCACTCTGCGAGTTCAATACAGAAGCCTTCCAGGAATCATGGCGTGGTCGAATCACGTACTCTATCAGGACCGCCTTGTCGACCACGATACCGAAGGCACCGTCGATGCGAAGCTTTTCGGCGTTCAATTGGAGCAGACGGTTGCATGGATCGATACTACGAAACTGGAAAGGAATCAGCACCTTCCCCGCTGGCTTCCGGGTGCTGCTTCTGCTTCGTATGGCAACGCGCGCCATGTCGCTCTCGCGCTGCATATCGTTCGAGATTTGTGCCCTCAAGGACTTGAATTAAATCAATTAGGTTACATCGCCCCCTATCGGCTCCAGACCGCTGTGTTCCGCCGACTCGCACACCGACACCTGGAAGGAGGGTACCGCATCGAATCCAGCACCGTTGATGCGTTCCAGGGTCGCGAGAAGGACGTCATTATCTACGACTTCACCACGACCGAGCCGCAGAAAAGTCACGATAGCCCAAATCGCCTCAATGTCAGTCTGACCCGTGCGCGTCATCTCACAATCATCATAGGGTCGAAATCCTTCGCAACGGGCCCGGCTAACAATCCATCCTATTGGTCACTGCAGAAGTGGCCACGGATTCAAAAGATCGAGGCGATGATTTCGCTTGATCCTACATGGGTTAACGAAGCGGACGTCGCCATCCGAACTGGGGATGCCGCGCCTCTGACCCGTCTGACGAGCCTGTCAGATCTCATCGACCGGCTTACATTCACGGCCGAACATGCCCGAATGTTGGCATCGGCTTTCGAAAAACGCCACGACAAGAACACTTGCCATCAGAAGCTTTGGCAGATTGTGACACAAGTCGCTCCGGGAACGAACGTGTCGGCACTGTACGATGAGCTCCTCAAAAGACCGACGGCCCCCGAGGATGAGAATCGAGACGTGAAAAACGCCATCCTCAGCATCAAGCAAGTGTTCGAAGCCTCCCAGGACCCAACACGACGCCGCCTAATCCTCATGGCCAAGAAGAACGGGCTTGACGCTGCGCTCAAGCGCGAACCATCGATGAGCCCTGGCTTGACCGTCGAGGTTGCTAGAATTCAAAAGCAGCTTCACGAGGTCGGCCTATGA
- a CDS encoding DUF99 family protein, whose amino-acid sequence MKAEARVVGFDDGPFSFGDARAPVAAVVTRGAWYVEGMFRTSVAVDGTDATERLADALLSSRFGHEVRLVFLDGVTYGGFNVVDVEALHRRLGVPVLAVSAGVPDLEAMRAAMERHVGEWRRPWEALERCRFSLLETAEGPLAWTGAGISADDVPRTLAQYTVLGYRPEALRLAGLVARA is encoded by the coding sequence GTGAAGGCGGAAGCGCGCGTGGTGGGGTTCGACGACGGGCCGTTCTCCTTCGGCGACGCGCGGGCCCCGGTCGCGGCCGTGGTGACCCGCGGGGCCTGGTACGTCGAAGGCATGTTCCGCACCTCGGTCGCGGTGGACGGGACCGACGCGACCGAGCGCCTCGCGGACGCCTTGCTCTCGTCCCGTTTCGGGCACGAGGTCCGGCTCGTGTTCCTCGACGGCGTCACGTACGGGGGGTTCAACGTGGTGGACGTCGAGGCGCTGCATCGCCGCCTGGGGGTGCCCGTGCTCGCGGTCTCCGCCGGGGTGCCCGATCTCGAGGCCATGCGCGCGGCGATGGAAAGGCACGTCGGGGAATGGCGGCGCCCGTGGGAGGCGCTCGAGCGATGCCGATTCTCGCTGCTCGAGACGGCGGAGGGCCCGCTGGCCTGGACCGGCGCCGGGATATCCGCCGACGACGTTCCGCGGACGCTCGCCCAATACACCGTGCTCGGCTACCGGCCGGAGGCCTTGAGATTGGCCGGCCTCGTGGCGCGAGCGTGA
- a CDS encoding 4a-hydroxytetrahydrobiopterin dehydratase, which yields MVQALSPKELASALARLPRWREEDGAIARDFTFKDFAAALAFVNRVGALAEEWEHHPDFEIHYNRVTLRLWTHSEEAITEWDTGLAEAIDRLPSPP from the coding sequence ATGGTCCAGGCGCTTTCGCCGAAGGAGCTCGCGTCCGCCCTCGCCCGATTGCCGCGATGGCGCGAGGAGGACGGGGCCATCGCGCGCGACTTCACGTTCAAGGACTTCGCGGCGGCGCTCGCGTTCGTGAACCGCGTCGGAGCCCTCGCCGAGGAATGGGAGCACCATCCCGACTTCGAGATCCACTACAACCGCGTCACGCTGCGGCTGTGGACGCATTCCGAGGAGGCCATCACGGAATGGGACACGGGGTTGGCGGAAGCCATCGACCGACTCCCTTCGCCTCCATGA
- a CDS encoding GNAT family N-acetyltransferase, giving the protein MSAREPVIRALRYEDVKAIAAIDEANTKHAAERKDMDLWRLIGESTTSFGAEADGKLVGFILADVRPWEFGARDPVGWIIAVGVDPAFKGHKLGRRMAERVIEEFRRLGVEHMSTLVEPGSELVRYFDSLGFKPGPRLVLERRVRL; this is encoded by the coding sequence ATGTCCGCCCGGGAGCCCGTGATCCGCGCGTTGCGCTACGAGGACGTGAAGGCCATCGCCGCGATCGACGAGGCGAACACGAAGCACGCCGCGGAGCGCAAGGACATGGACCTGTGGCGCCTCATCGGCGAGTCCACGACGTCCTTCGGCGCGGAGGCCGATGGGAAGCTCGTGGGGTTCATTCTCGCGGACGTGCGCCCGTGGGAGTTCGGCGCGCGCGACCCGGTCGGGTGGATCATCGCGGTCGGGGTGGACCCCGCGTTCAAGGGGCACAAGCTCGGGCGCCGGATGGCGGAGCGCGTGATCGAGGAGTTCCGCCGCCTCGGCGTCGAGCACATGAGCACGCTCGTCGAGCCCGGGTCGGAGCTCGTGCGCTACTTCGATAGCCTCGGCTTCAAGCCCGGGCCGCGCCTCGTGCTCGAGCGCAGGGTAAGGTTGTGA
- a CDS encoding DUF2200 domain-containing protein has product MSEHRIFSMSFAEVYPLYVAKAERKGRTKAEVDAIIAWLTGYDAKGLAACLKDERDFRTFFAKAPAMNPKASLITGVVCGVRVEEIEDPLMRKIRWLDKLVDELARGKALEKILRG; this is encoded by the coding sequence ATGAGCGAGCACCGCATCTTCTCGATGTCCTTCGCCGAGGTTTATCCTCTCTACGTGGCGAAGGCGGAGCGCAAGGGCCGCACGAAGGCCGAGGTCGACGCGATCATCGCGTGGCTCACGGGCTACGACGCGAAGGGCCTCGCGGCGTGCCTCAAGGACGAGCGCGACTTCCGGACCTTCTTCGCCAAGGCCCCGGCGATGAACCCGAAGGCCTCGCTCATCACGGGGGTCGTGTGCGGCGTCCGCGTGGAGGAGATCGAGGATCCCCTCATGCGGAAGATCCGCTGGCTGGACAAGCTCGTCGACGAGCTCGCCCGGGGGAAGGCCCTCGAGAAGATCCTGCGGGGCTAG
- a CDS encoding aminopeptidase P family protein encodes MRERVKRIYKNLESSVDAIVLMNAVDPHLDMSFFHATDLVTGGLFERSAAILWPDGRVEVFTSRLEEPSARKATEIDLVVYETNDERNEHLARRLSGLSNVGVNPNELTHADHQTLSATIKGPKLVDVGKAVAHARLVKDKKELDRMQRAADIASRVADEIPSMLKAGMMEYELAAEINYRMQRLGSSGPSFSTIVGFGENSAEPHYTSGERRLAEGDYVLCDFGAYYQHYASDITRTFVFGKASAKHREVYDIVLDAQRIGLEACRAGANGGDVHKAVAARIDATPYKGRFIHGTGHSLGLAVHDGPGLHPRWNLTLEEGMVMTVEPGIYLPDFGGVRIEDDVVITRDGCRLLTTAKKAFVEVHP; translated from the coding sequence GTGCGGGAACGCGTGAAGCGGATCTACAAGAACCTCGAATCGAGCGTGGACGCGATCGTCCTCATGAACGCGGTCGATCCGCACCTCGACATGAGCTTCTTCCACGCGACCGACCTCGTGACGGGCGGCCTCTTCGAACGCTCCGCCGCGATCCTCTGGCCCGACGGCCGCGTCGAGGTCTTCACGAGCCGCCTCGAAGAGCCGTCCGCGCGCAAGGCCACGGAGATCGACCTCGTGGTCTACGAGACGAACGACGAGCGCAACGAGCACCTCGCGCGCCGCCTCTCGGGTCTCTCGAACGTCGGCGTCAACCCGAATGAATTGACCCACGCGGACCACCAGACCCTCAGCGCGACGATCAAGGGCCCGAAGCTCGTGGACGTGGGGAAGGCCGTCGCGCACGCGCGCCTCGTGAAGGACAAGAAGGAGCTCGACCGCATGCAGCGCGCCGCGGACATCGCGAGCCGTGTTGCGGACGAGATCCCCTCCATGCTCAAGGCCGGCATGATGGAGTACGAGCTTGCCGCGGAGATCAACTACCGCATGCAGCGCCTCGGGTCCTCCGGCCCGAGCTTCTCCACCATTGTCGGCTTCGGCGAGAACAGCGCGGAGCCGCACTACACGAGCGGCGAGCGCCGGCTCGCGGAGGGCGACTACGTGCTCTGCGACTTCGGCGCCTACTATCAGCACTACGCAAGCGACATCACGCGCACGTTCGTCTTCGGCAAGGCCTCGGCGAAGCACCGCGAGGTGTACGACATCGTGCTCGACGCGCAGCGCATCGGCCTCGAGGCGTGCCGCGCGGGCGCGAACGGCGGCGACGTGCACAAGGCCGTCGCGGCCCGCATCGACGCGACGCCGTACAAGGGTCGCTTCATCCACGGCACGGGCCACAGCCTCGGCCTCGCCGTGCACGATGGCCCCGGCCTCCACCCGAGGTGGAACCTCACGCTCGAGGAAGGCATGGTCATGACCGTCGAGCCGGGCATCTACCTCCCGGACTTCGGCGGCGTGCGCATCGAGGACGACGTCGTCATCACGCGCGACGGATGCCGCCTCCTCACGACCGCCAAGAAGGCGTTCGTGGAAGTGCACCCGTAG
- a CDS encoding DUF72 domain-containing protein, giving the protein MAILVGTSGWSYEDWVGRVYPAGLPPAERLPFLAERHPTVEVNSTFYRTPPPATVHGWVAKVKDRPGFELSVKAPQTLTQDLLATGAVPDVARYAREWDTAVPEHLAAAGRLGAVLLQLAPNVLANDATLARLEAALDALAHRKVAVEFRNPTWVRDDALDARALALLDGRDAALVALDGPSFPVLLEGGASHAYVRFHGRNADAWFRGRAIEGDAGDPRMNRYDYAYRAEELRPWATRLADLATRKPVVRVYFNNHPYGKAHDAAALLDGLLAEAGSPSVRPPPGPQRRLDAFREPQEP; this is encoded by the coding sequence GTGGCCATCCTCGTCGGCACCTCGGGCTGGAGCTACGAGGATTGGGTCGGCCGCGTCTACCCGGCGGGCCTCCCGCCGGCCGAACGGCTTCCGTTCCTCGCCGAGCGCCACCCGACGGTCGAGGTCAACAGCACGTTCTACCGGACGCCCCCGCCCGCCACCGTCCACGGGTGGGTCGCGAAGGTCAAGGACCGGCCCGGCTTCGAGCTCTCCGTCAAGGCCCCCCAGACGCTGACGCAGGACCTCCTCGCGACGGGCGCGGTCCCGGACGTCGCGCGCTACGCCCGCGAATGGGACACGGCCGTCCCCGAGCACCTCGCCGCGGCCGGGCGGCTCGGCGCGGTCCTCCTGCAGCTCGCCCCGAACGTCCTCGCGAACGACGCGACGCTCGCGCGCCTCGAGGCCGCGCTCGATGCCCTCGCGCACCGGAAGGTCGCGGTCGAGTTCCGCAATCCCACCTGGGTCCGCGACGACGCGCTCGACGCGCGGGCCCTCGCGCTCCTGGACGGGCGCGACGCCGCCCTCGTCGCGCTCGACGGGCCCTCGTTTCCCGTCCTCCTCGAGGGCGGCGCCTCGCACGCGTACGTCCGCTTCCACGGCCGCAACGCGGACGCGTGGTTCCGCGGCCGCGCCATCGAGGGGGACGCAGGCGACCCGCGCATGAACCGCTACGACTACGCGTACCGCGCCGAGGAGCTGCGACCGTGGGCGACGCGCCTTGCGGACCTCGCGACGCGCAAGCCGGTCGTGCGCGTCTATTTCAACAACCACCCGTACGGGAAAGCGCACGACGCGGCGGCGCTCCTCGACGGACTCCTCGCGGAGGCGGGATCGCCGTCCGTCCGCCCGCCGCCCGGGCCCCAGCGGCGCCTCGACGCCTTCCGGGAACCGCAAGAGCCATGA
- a CDS encoding ferredoxin family protein: MTRTITEPCIGVKSGECVDVCPVDCIHPKKDEPDFGPAKMLYINPDECIDCGACEAVCPVEAIFPDDSVPDQWKLYTPLNKKYFTDGLDAAAPPSG, from the coding sequence ATGACCCGCACGATCACCGAGCCCTGCATCGGCGTGAAGTCCGGCGAGTGCGTGGACGTCTGCCCGGTGGATTGCATCCACCCCAAGAAGGACGAGCCCGACTTCGGCCCCGCCAAGATGCTCTACATCAACCCCGACGAATGCATCGACTGCGGTGCGTGCGAGGCCGTGTGCCCCGTGGAAGCCATTTTCCCGGACGACTCCGTCCCGGACCAGTGGAAGCTCTACACGCCCCTCAACAAGAAGTACTTCACCGACGGCCTCGACGCCGCGGCGCCCCCGTCCGGCTGA